AACTGCGGTGACTCTGCTTCATAGACTACGCCCGGCCACCTTTCGGCTCAAGCCCCTAACGGTCTTTCGTGCCTGTGCAAAAGGCGGAGGAAATTCGGTGCGGATCGCCGTGGAATCCTGCCGGGCTTGCGCTGGGCGAGCCCATGTGTGGCTAAACGCTTGTATGGTGGTCGGCCCATGCGGCCTCCAACTGATGCGCCATTTCAATCACCGGGCGCTTGCGGTTGGTCAGCAAAAGTACACCGGCTGCTGCGGCAAACACTCCTACAATGCTCCAAACTGTCTTCACGGGTGGATCTCCTTTGAGCGTCTGGGACGAGTCCTCACGTCCTTGAAGTTGATTGGATGCAAGGGGCTCCTGACAGGTGGTCGGGGCTGCGTACGCTCACGCGGAGGCGTTAAAGGCTGACTAGTACGACCGCTGCCAGCGCGACCAGCATGCCCAGCCACTGCTTGCGCGCGGGACGCTCTTTGAGCACCGCCGCTGCGAGCAGAATCGTCCCGGCAGGGTAGAGCGATCCCAGCACCGCGGTGACGTCCAGCCTGCCCAGGCGAGTGGCTTCGACGAAGCAAAGATTGCCGGTGGTGTCGAGTACAGCGACGCCTGCGACCCATCCCCACGCGGCCCCGGAGAGCTTGGGAAGCACAGCCTGTCCCGGCTGCTTTGCGCGTACGAGCAGCCAGAGTATGCCGCAGGTGAGGATGCTGGCGGCGCGGGCCAGTGCCATCGACTCCCAGACTCCGAGCGGGTTCGATAGTCGAAGCGCGGTGAAGTAGAGCCCGAAGCCCAGGCCTCCCACGACGGCGAGCGGCATGGTTCCGGGTGCGTCATGGTGATTGCCGGTGGCGATGGTCCAGATGGCGATGGCTGCCAGAGCGAAGCCCGCGAGTCGGAGAACGCCCGGCGCGCCGTCGAGCACGGCGGAGACGGCGGCAGGGATTGCGGCGGCAAGAAGGCCGCTCACGGCGGCGGAAGGACCCATCTCTCCACGCGCCAGCGCCATGTAAAACGCCGTGACCGAGACGCCTGCGAGAACGCCCGCAGCGATCGCCCAGAGAGCGGCGGCTCCCGTTGGCCGGGGGGCGCCGGTGAGCCAGCTGACGAGTACGAGAAGCACGAGGCTGCTGAGGTTTGCCAGCATAATGACGCGCAGCGCCGCGGCGACGGAGCCGCCCGAGCCTTTGGTGCCCATGCCGCCGGAGAAATCGCCTCCGCCCCAAGCAACAGCGGCCGCCAGGGCGACCGCTGCGCATTGCATTGTTTGTGTTTCTGCGATCAACGCTTTGGTGCTGGAGCGGTGCTCTGGATAGCGCGGGCCTGTTCGTCCGCCGAAGGGTAGTAGCCGTCCTTGGCGATGACGGTCAGGTTCGGGCGCATGACGCGAACTTCCACCTTGCGGAAGCGGCCGTCGAGCACAGGCTCATGCGAGTAGTAGCCCACGGTGTACTGTGTGCGAACCTGCTCGGTGATCTTGGCGAAGCTTTGTTGAATGCCGCGTGGGCGGAACTCGGGGTCGACCTGACCGCCGGTCGCTGCAGCGTAGCGGGGAAGCACGTCGTCCCGCATGGTCAGGGGCAGATGCACGCGGTCGAGGAAGCCCATGCCCGGAAGGGAGGCGTCGCCCACCAGCGTGCCGTAGACGGCAACCTTGTTGGTCTGCAGGTACTTGATGACGTCCTTTTCCTTGGCCTGCGAACCGTACTCCTTACCGTCGGAGATCACGAAGACGATGCGGCGGCGACCACGGCCTGCTGTGGCGGTCTGCTTGGCTGCGGTCAGGATGGCGTCGTTCAGGGTGTGGAACTCGCGCTCGGGCTTGTCAAAGCCGTGGCGCATGGCCGAGCTGTCGGTGTTGGGGTCAACGCCGTGATTGTTCTTCACGGTGGTCTGCGCCATGGGGCCGCCGAGCGGCATGATGGGGTCGCGGCCCTTGGCCTTGGCCTGCTCCAGCATCTGGCCCAGACGAGCGCTCTGTGCGGCGGTGAACTTGCCGTTGCCGAGCAGCTTCACGTTGTTGTTGTAGGTGAAGACGGCGACTTCATCGTAGGGGGTGAAGGATTCCTGCAATGCGCGGAGAGAGTCGTTGATCTTCTCCATCGTCTGCTGCGGAACGCTCTGGTCGACGACGACGGCGACCGAAAGCGGGAACGGGTCGGTCGTGAAGACCTTCATCTGCTGGCGGAGGCCGTTCTCATAGACACGAACGTCGCGCCAGGTGAGGCCCGGGACCAACTGGCCGTGCGAGTCCTTGACTGTGAACGGGATTTCGACGAAGTTGACCTGAATGCGCAGGGGCTTGAACGCTTCTTCGCCCTGTCCGGCTGCAGGAAGTTCGGGTTTGGGACCGTCGTCCTGGGTCTGTGCGGTGGGGGTGGGGGCTGCGGGCACCGGCTGCTGCATGTCCGCGGTTACGGGCTCGCCGTCTGCGGGCATCGCGTCGGCGAGGGGTTTTGCAGGCTGTACCGGTGCTGGTGGAGCGTCCGGCAGCGCAGAGGCGGTCGGCACGATCGTGTTGAGCTTCGGAAGCGTCTGGGGCTTCGGCCCATCCGGCAACGGCTGCTGTTGCGTGCTTGCCGCCGGAACTGTGGTGGAGGTCTGCTGTCCGTCCTGCATACCCTGGCTGAACGCCGCGCTCGCCACCATACCCGCCGCGATCATCGCCGCGCTTACACCCAATGTTTTGCTGCCCAACCGCATTCGTTCCTCTTCCCTGGCCTTGGCAGAACTTCGCCACAACTAGCCCATTTGAGACTATCAGCCGCGCATCTCCTGCACCAGCATAGTTTGCCGCTGGCAGATGCCTCACACTCTGTCAGACGCATCTGCCCCACCGACCGTTGCGCTGGGCGTCGCCTAAACATGCTCTGACGTCGTCTAATACGGTATGCGCCTCCGCAGCCTCTTTCTTGCCTCCGTCCTGCTTCCCGCCGCCGCGCTGGCCGCGCACGCCCAGGAATCGACCTCGCCGGACGCCCCGCCGCCGCCTTCGAACGTGAAGGCTCCTGACGTGGTCGAACTGCCCGAAGGTCAGACGCTGCAGGTGAACGTCAACCTGGTGAACGTGTACTTCTCCGCCCGGGACAAGAACGGCTTCGTCTCCGGGTTGACGATGAACGACTGCCAGATCGCGGAAGACAACGCTCCGCAAACGCTGAAACGGCTGACGCAGGAGAAGAACCTGCCGCTGACCATCGGGATTCTGCTCGACACTTCCGGCTCGCAGGAGCACGTTCTGCCGCTGGAGCAGGACTCGGGAGCGCGCTTTCTGCGCGAGGTGCTGCAGAAGAAGGACGAGGCGTTCCTGATCTCCTTCGACGTGAACGTAGACCTGCTGGCGGACTTCACCAACAGCCCGAATGAGTTGAAGCGCGCCATCGACAAGGCGAGCATCAACTCGGCGAGTTCGTCGGCGGGCATTCCGGGCATTGGCGGTGGGCCGTTCCCCACCGGAAACCCGCGCGGTACGCTGCTCTACGACGCGGTATATCTGGGTGCGCATGACAAGCTGCAGGCGCAGACCGGCCGCAAGGTCATGATCATTCTCACCGACGGGCAGGACCAGGGCTCGCAGGAGACGATCAAGACCGCGATTGAAGCCGCGCAGAAGTCGAACACGATCGTTTATCCGATCCTGATCGCTGACCGCGCCGGTTATGCTGCTGCGGGGATGATCTACACCGGCTCCGGCCAGATGGACCAGCTCGCCCGGGAAACAGGTGGACGCGTGATCAACGTGGGCAACAATGGCCGCAAACTGGAAGATGCTTTCGACCAGATCCAGGACGAACTCCGCACGCAGTACCTCGCCAGCTATACGCCGACAAACAAGAAGGCCGACGGCAAGTTCCGCAAGGTGGAGATGGATTGCGGCAAGGGCATCAAGGTGCAGGCCCGCAAAGGGTATTATGCGATCGCTGGGGATGGAGCTGAGGAGTAGGGAGCTTCAGTTGTCAGTTGTCAGTTGTCAGTGAGAAGTGAGAGGCCCGGATTTAGTCCGGGCCTCTTGCTGTATGCGATTCACTAACCACTAACCACTAACCACTAACCACTAACCACTAACGACTAACGACTAACGACTAACGACTCGCAACTCTCAACACCACTACTTCACATTCACCGGCTTCAGCTTCGCGTCCGGCAGCTTCACGCCGATGAGTTCGGCGAGCGTGGGAGCGATCTGGCGCATGTCGATGACGCCGACGTCCTTGCCCTTGGCGATGCCGTCGCCCTTGACCATGAACGTCGAGCGCAG
This genomic interval from Acidobacteriaceae bacterium contains the following:
- a CDS encoding EamA family transporter, producing the protein MQCAAVALAAAVAWGGGDFSGGMGTKGSGGSVAAALRVIMLANLSSLVLLVLVSWLTGAPRPTGAAALWAIAAGVLAGVSVTAFYMALARGEMGPSAAVSGLLAAAIPAAVSAVLDGAPGVLRLAGFALAAIAIWTIATGNHHDAPGTMPLAVVGGLGFGLYFTALRLSNPLGVWESMALARAASILTCGILWLLVRAKQPGQAVLPKLSGAAWGWVAGVAVLDTTGNLCFVEATRLGRLDVTAVLGSLYPAGTILLAAAVLKERPARKQWLGMLVALAAVVLVSL
- a CDS encoding VWA domain-containing protein, with amino-acid sequence MRLGSKTLGVSAAMIAAGMVASAAFSQGMQDGQQTSTTVPAASTQQQPLPDGPKPQTLPKLNTIVPTASALPDAPPAPVQPAKPLADAMPADGEPVTADMQQPVPAAPTPTAQTQDDGPKPELPAAGQGEEAFKPLRIQVNFVEIPFTVKDSHGQLVPGLTWRDVRVYENGLRQQMKVFTTDPFPLSVAVVVDQSVPQQTMEKINDSLRALQESFTPYDEVAVFTYNNNVKLLGNGKFTAAQSARLGQMLEQAKAKGRDPIMPLGGPMAQTTVKNNHGVDPNTDSSAMRHGFDKPEREFHTLNDAILTAAKQTATAGRGRRRIVFVISDGKEYGSQAKEKDVIKYLQTNKVAVYGTLVGDASLPGMGFLDRVHLPLTMRDDVLPRYAAATGGQVDPEFRPRGIQQSFAKITEQVRTQYTVGYYSHEPVLDGRFRKVEVRVMRPNLTVIAKDGYYPSADEQARAIQSTAPAPKR
- a CDS encoding VWA domain-containing protein — translated: MRLRSLFLASVLLPAAALAAHAQESTSPDAPPPPSNVKAPDVVELPEGQTLQVNVNLVNVYFSARDKNGFVSGLTMNDCQIAEDNAPQTLKRLTQEKNLPLTIGILLDTSGSQEHVLPLEQDSGARFLREVLQKKDEAFLISFDVNVDLLADFTNSPNELKRAIDKASINSASSSAGIPGIGGGPFPTGNPRGTLLYDAVYLGAHDKLQAQTGRKVMIILTDGQDQGSQETIKTAIEAAQKSNTIVYPILIADRAGYAAAGMIYTGSGQMDQLARETGGRVINVGNNGRKLEDAFDQIQDELRTQYLASYTPTNKKADGKFRKVEMDCGKGIKVQARKGYYAIAGDGAEE